The window CTGAGAGTCGGTCGTGCATCGACAGCGGCTTCGACGCCCCGTATTCCGGACATGTCATGGAATCCATTCAAGTCACCGTCTCGGCCGGAAGCCAAGTGGTCctgcgtcggcctcgcctcgtcctttcccgacctcggcctcgaacATGACGACTCGTCGCCTCCGCCACCCTGCCGCTCGACTCTCCGGGCCGGAGGCAAACTGTTCCAGATGCCGAGCATGGGCGAGCCTCCTCCCTCCGGGGTGCTGAGGAAGgtggacgccgacgacgacgcgggtCTCCAGCACGAGCTTCTCGTCTTTCAATACAAGGGCAAGTTtcacgccgtcgaccatgTGAGTCCCACGCCGCGCCTCGATGGCCGCCGCATCGGCTTACGGCGTCCAGCAATGTCCGCACGAGGCCTTTCCCCTTTCGCACGGCGAGCTCTTCGACATTGAGGACTTTGGAATCGTCCTCAGCGCTGGTCTGACCTGCTCAAGGCACGGTTGGTCCTTTGACTTGTTCACCGGCAAGGCGGATCGCGGCAGCTACGAGCTCAAGGTGTGGGAAGTTCAGCTGCGTGAACCTAGCGTCGCCCGACAGGAGCTGTCGACGGAAGAGACGAAAGGGGCCTTGCACGATGCTGATAAGGAGGTGTGGGTGAGAAGAAAACAAAAGGCGGGCTAGAGTTGGATGGATCGCTTGGCGAGGGAACGTCGAAGAAGGTGTAttgctcccccccccccccccatgcTGCTTCGTAACGCATGCATGTGTGGTCTCCTATTACGCCCAAAGCCCCTCGCCTACGGCGACGCCATGACGGCAACCATGACGGCAACCATGACGGCAACCATGACAACAACCAGTGGGCTTGTATATACGAGTATAGAGCGCATAAAGGGTCCATCGCAACCACAGATGGATGCATCTCGGGAGGAAAATGGacgcacaagtacacacTGGGGATCCTCCTCCTCACAGGCCAGCTTGGCACATGCTTGATCTGAACGTTGGAAGCCATCGACACTCGTCGCTTTCCACCTGCCTCGTTTTCCACCTGACTGGTTCATCTTTCATTTCGGATTGTTTCGGGTTTCGGATGGCTTTGTCGTCAAACTCGGCAACGGACGACGTGGCAATCATCGGCAACTCGGAATGCTAGAGACGGCAGATCGCTCGCAAGATGCACGACGTGGCAATCATCGGCGACTCGGATTGCTAGAGACGGCAGATCGCTCGCAAGATGCTCGCTCTCCTACTGTGAGGTGGTTGAGGTGGTGGACGTATTACGTAATCCGGCTATTTCCATGGCTCCCGAAAACAACATCCACCACAGCCTCAagcccgacgacggacggccaAACTGTTTCCACCTCATTCACCGCGACGGTAGCGGCGGCGAGAAACGACGTCCCTTTCGAATTTGATACCCATCCATCGACCAGGGGAACGACAAAGCGACATTTGCCCAACATGGTGCAGGACATGCCGCCAAAGGGCGGGTACGAGCCCGTCCAGTACAAGGTACGCCTGAACGCAGCTCCCGGCATCAGCTCCCGGCCTCAACTGCCAGCCTTCATTCTCCATCCTCAGCTTCCGCTTGAGCTTCGAATTCCAGCTGCAACCTCGATGGTCGGCGTGAGCCACTTGTGCGCTTGCCCGCCCCGAGGAGCGGAAGCTGCTAGGATGAAGGAAGCAGAGCAAACGCAGCGGTTTCAAATCAATCTGACAATGCACCGCAGCGCAATCTCCCTGCCAAGGGCTTCCGCCCCGGCATCCTCCTGCTTGGCATGGGCGCCGTCATGGGCTACGGCTGGTACAAGCTGGTCCACGGCATCCGCGAAGCCAAGTACGTCTGCCCTCCCCCGCAACCCGGCCGGCCCCCAGTCACTGACATGGACGCCTCCCCCTTCGCAGCGAACTCGCGCGGGAAAAGATGTGGGCGCGCATCCACCTCATTCCCCTCCTTCAAGCAGAGGAGGACCGGGACCAGGTGCGGCGCTACTTGGCCGACCAGAAGCGCGAAAAGGCCCTCATGGGCGAGAACACCAAAGTGTACCATAGCGATAGGTGCGCCGCCCTTCTCCTTCGGTGACGCCGAGCTCCATCACTGACAGGCTCGAGCAGATTTGTGAGACCGACGTTTGCCGTGGCCCCCGCACCGACGGAAGAGTGATTGGGGAGGGCGTCATGGACTTGTATAtacggacggacggacgaagCAGGTGGTGAaacgccgacgtcgatggcCAAGAAATGTCATTCGCTTTGTCCAACCCCGGCCATCTCGACCTACTCCCACGAGCGGTCCCGGGCTCCTCGCGTGACTGCATCCGATTCCGATTCCGCCCTTGTGCCAGTCACACACGGACACGGAGCCTGTCGGGCCACGGCGAACGACGAACAAGTCGATCATGTTCGTCTCGCATGGCACGTTTCGGCTTGCTCGGCGAACCGATGCGGTGCAGCCGTCAACGACGTCCCCGCGGCATCCATGGCCGGCTGTCCAGGAGTGTCGCCGTTCACCTACTGTCCGGATGGAACATTGTGTGAAGCAGGCCTTGACGGGCCTTGATAGGCCTTGACGGGCCTTGATaggccttgacggccttgACGGGCTCGTCCCAGATGACAACGCCCTCACGTCACATCACCCACGCCGCGGGCATGCACCCAGGATCTGCATTCGATGCGGGGTATAATTACTAGACTGCTTCGAACACGGACGAATTTTCCCTGCAAAGCAACGCAATCCAGACTCCGTCGGCCCCCATACAAGACGCTCCGAAGCCAATCCCATCGCcatgccgtcgtctcgtAGAAAACGCAGATCAGATATGCAAAGTTGGTGAAGCCACATGGTCTCGTgagacggcgatgccgcggCGCCCGACGGGCTACGCGCTACGCTTCGGCCGCCTCCAGCTCTGCCAGCAGGTCCctctcgaggtcgtcgtcaaagTTGTCGTGCGTCGTCTGCGATGCGCCATCGCCGTTGCTCGCCGAATCCCCGTTGTTGAGCGTCTGCACCGACCGCAGCGCCGACGTGCCTCTGCCGCGCGACAGGCGCTGCTTCTTGGCCAGCAGACTCTCCccggcgacgctgccgtcggcgtccgagtcgtcgccgtcggccgccttcttccgcTTCCGGGCCTTGCGTGAATCCGTCGTGCCGACGCTCGCCGTttccgcgtcgccgccgctctcggcgccgtccgactcgtcctcatcgccgccgtcgtcgtcgtcgttgtcgtcgccgtcgtcgtcgagaaacTCCTCGAGGTCCTTGTCGGCCATGTCCCAGTCGAAGCCCTTAAGATCgttggcctcctcgtcctcggcctcggacgaGGGCTCCGTCGAGTCGTCCGACTTTTCGCGGTCCTGGTCGAGAATGTCCAAAAAGTAGGGGCTCTCCTCCAGCCGGCGCCACTGGCTGAGGCAGTCGACGAGCCAGTTCTGGTTCACGATCTTGATGGTCGGAATCTTGGCCGCCTGCTGCACCTTTTTCGTCCGCGGCCGCGAcgtcgagacgacgaggtgggTGACGCGTCGggagacgccgtcgagcacctGGGCGCCAAAGTTCTGGGCCTGCATGCCGATCTCGGAgctctcgacgtcgacgccgagcggcaCGAGGCCCgagaggacgatgacgaggcccGAGAGCACGTTGGActtgagctcgtcgaggatgtcACCGACGTCGGGCACCATGGACAGGTcgacaccgtcgtcgacggacctCCTGCGCACCCTCGCGTGCCCCGGCGGGTGCGTCGGTTCCGACTGCTTCCGGTCGTCACGTCGCCGGTCGTACGTCTCGTAAAAGGCCGTGTGCAGGTCGGTGAGGTGGTCCTGCAGCGCCatgagctcctcgtcgtcgtcgctcagCAGCCGGTGGCGGGCGTGGTGGGCGggcgcgccgccggcgtcgtccgaGGCCTGGGCCGAGAGCTCATCCTCcttgtcgagctcctcctgcatgtgcagcagcggccggtcgacgagctgcttcTCGAGCGTCTTCTCCTGCTCCCGCGCCTGCAGCTCGaggctcgcctcgtcgtcggcgccgcccatgcgcgcgagctcgtcgaggggcgacgccttggcctcgggcgAGCCCCCCTGGGCgtcgggggcggcggcggcggcggcggcggcggcggcgagcggttggggcgaggcggccgggAGGATGTCGGTGCGCTTCGGCAGGAAGCTGGAGTTGATATCGCCAATGCCCTTGAAGAAGTCGTACGGCACGACCTTGATCAGGTTCGGCCGGTTCCTCGGCCAGACGTCGGCGcggtcgtcgatgatgaCCACCATGTTCGTGCTCACGGGGAAGAGGCGCTGCAGGCTCTTGGACGTGATGTTGCCGTTCTCGTCCCGGCTGATGACGCGGTTCCCGAACAGCTTCCGGTCGgggtcgacgatgcgggcAATGTTGAGCGCGTAGGCGCGCGTGCCCATGGTGTATACGTGCAGCTCGTACATGGCGGCCACCTCGCGGAGGAAGTCCCGCAGGCCCGGTCGCAGCTTGATGTAATAGGTGCAGCCgctggcgaggccggcggggCCGTCATCGTTGAGCTGGAAGCTCTTgacgtcctcgaccgacTGGTGGTTCGGGTTCGACGGGTCGGCCTGCCACTCGCCGATGGTCGGCTCGATGCAGGCGTGGATGATGGTctggtcgaggtcgacgacaaggcTGAGCTTGCGCTGGCGGAGCAGGCGCCTCTGGGTGTCGTGCTCGGCCTTTTTGGCCACGTTCTCGCTGACCATGAGGCCCGTCTGGTCGTGCGTCATGTTGATCATGGCCCGGTCCGTGTCCTTTTCCTCGCTCGCCCAGTTGACCTCGGTCATGTCGGCGCCGCAGAGGCTGCAGAGGCCCTGGATCTGGACCTCGTGCCCGCacgcctcctcgaccgtcaTGCAGGGCGTGTCGGCGCCGATGACCTGGCCCTCGCGGATGCGCCATTCCTTGagcttgccctcggccgggCTGTCGAACTCGGTGTAGGTCGTCTCGTCGACccactcgtcgtcgttgacgcGGCGCCGCCAGCCGAACTTGTACTCGACAATGTTCTCCTGCTTCCGGAGGGCGTCGCCGGGCGACTTGAGGAGCTTCGTGATGGTGATGGGGTAGTGCAGGCGGGAGCCCAGCGAGACGACCTTGTCGTACATGTCGGGTCGGGGCCTGCGTCGATGGGAAAAGATATGGGACAAACGATGTTGGGTGATGCtagagaggggggggagg of the Drechmeria coniospora strain ARSEF 6962 chromosome 01, whole genome shotgun sequence genome contains:
- a CDS encoding RNA polymerase II CTD phosphatase Fcp1; translated protein: MYDKVVSLGSRLHYPITITKLLKSPGDALRKQENIVEYKFGWRRRVNDDEWVDETTYTEFDSPAEGKLKEWRIREGQVIGADTPCMTVEEACGHEVQIQGLCSLCGADMTEVNWASEEKDTDRAMINMTHDQTGLMVSENVAKKAEHDTQRRLLRQRKLSLVVDLDQTIIHACIEPTIGEWQADPSNPNHQSVEDVKSFQLNDDGPAGLASGCTYYIKLRPGLRDFLREVAAMYELHVYTMGTRAYALNIARIVDPDRKLFGNRVISRDENGNITSKSLQRLFPVSTNMVVIIDDRADVWPRNRPNLIKVVPYDFFKGIGDINSSFLPKRTDILPAASPQPLAAAAAAAAAAPDAQGGSPEAKASPLDELARMGGADDEASLELQAREQEKTLEKQLVDRPLLHMQEELDKEDELSAQASDDAGGAPAHHARHRLLSDDDEELMALQDHLTDLHTAFYETYDRRRDDRKQSEPTHPPGHARVRRRSVDDGVDLSMVPDVGDILDELKSNVLSGLVIVLSGLVPLGVDVESSEIGMQAQNFGAQVLDGVSRRVTHLVVSTSRPRTKKVQQAAKIPTIKIVNQNWLVDCLSQWRRLEESPYFLDILDQDREKSDDSTEPSSEAEDEEANDLKGFDWDMADKDLEEFLDDDGDDNDDDDGGDEDESDGAESGGDAETASVGTTDSRKARKRKKAADGDDSDADGSVAGESLLAKKQRLSRGRGTSALRSVQTLNNGDSASNGDGASQTTHDNFDDDLERDLLAELEAAEA
- a CDS encoding Rieske domain-containing protein, with translation MSWNPFKSPSRPEAKWSCVGLASSFPDLGLEHDDSSPPPPCRSTLRAGGKLFQMPSMGEPPPSGVLRKVDADDDAGLQHELLVFQYKGKFHAVDHQCPHEAFPLSHGELFDIEDFGIVLSAGLTCSRHGWSFDLFTGKADRGSYELKVWEVQLREPSVARQELSTEETKGALHDADKEVWVRRKQKAG